The proteins below come from a single Myxococcota bacterium genomic window:
- a CDS encoding HAD family hydrolase yields the protein MTPYVLLDRDGTLVHDEGYTHRVADYALLDGVVEGLRALAAGGFRFAIVTNQSGIGRGYYSEDEFARFQSHLVADLARQGVAIDATFHCPHAPSAACACRKPAAGLMDRIRAALDIDVAHSWMVGDSERDVGFARNARLAGAVLLRADASAAPRVARDLREAARHILSATRAAAVAGRDAPTAD from the coding sequence GTGACGCCCTACGTGCTGCTCGACCGCGATGGAACGCTCGTGCACGACGAGGGCTACACGCACCGCGTCGCGGACTACGCCCTGCTCGACGGCGTCGTCGAGGGGCTGCGTGCGCTCGCGGCCGGCGGGTTCCGCTTCGCCATCGTCACGAACCAGAGCGGGATCGGACGCGGCTACTACAGCGAGGACGAGTTCGCCCGCTTCCAGTCGCACCTCGTGGCCGATCTGGCCCGACAAGGGGTCGCGATCGACGCGACGTTCCACTGCCCGCACGCGCCGAGCGCCGCATGCGCGTGCCGCAAGCCGGCCGCCGGCCTGATGGACCGGATCCGCGCCGCGCTCGACATCGACGTCGCGCACAGCTGGATGGTCGGTGACAGCGAGCGCGACGTCGGGTTCGCGCGCAACGCGCGGCTCGCCGGCGCGGTGCTGCTGCGCGCGGACGCGAGCGCGGCGCCGCGGGTCGCACGCGACCTCCGCGAGGCCGCCCGACACATCCTGTCGGCGACGCGCGCGGCCGCCGTCGCGGGCCGCGACGCGCCGACGGCCGACTAA